The Silurus meridionalis isolate SWU-2019-XX chromosome 16, ASM1480568v1, whole genome shotgun sequence genome has a segment encoding these proteins:
- the fbxl5 gene encoding F-box/LRR-repeat protein 5: MAPFPDEVDVFTGPHWRMKQLVGLYCDKLSKTNFSNNNDFRAFLQTLCATFKEFKIHEQIENECIIELLQQRSRTTYNVHSDNKLSEMLSLFEKGLRNVESECEQLNYARQLKERLEAFTQDFLPHMKEEEEVFQPMLMEYFTYEELKAIKRQVIAQHCSQQRWDAAAEVLKGLNLWSQAEELHKVFKYSDHEKTEDECDGHASMHISALPQEVMVRLFRYLGPEDLCRCSQVCRSWAEVVKTGSLWRHLYPVRWARGDYYRGPPGEPDQDPDEDWVQNLQEEGRAYQEWDEDADVDESEEACEDSLAVSAVRKEKKLLNGMIQNLLPAVGSSVRTLSLAYSSAVSSKMVRQILSLCPNLIHLDLTQTDVTDSAFESWAELGVCRSLEHLDLSGCEKITDYTLKNLTVGLGDLTAPRFSKNSPDCKNKLLKTSSSAIQLLDRHSGYSLGRARTALVFKWRPGGRSMSCSPVWVLDPTELADIEDTADWTRKEGVAGLGEGRGGILGVQAGGRSCCCRSGTRRSFRTDIGSTYFQQLYGTLGEKQCGHSACCGSDTVLRTVKETQCEPQATEGSTELWTKCPSEGEIRTEQSGACRALRFLSLSGCYQITDLGLRCLSQGGGLPLLEHLNLSGCLFITEVGLHELVSVCPSLNDEHFYYCDNINGPHADRASGCQNLQCGFRVCCRSGE; encoded by the exons ctgTCGAAGACAAATTTTTCCAACAACAATGACTTCCGCGCGTTCCTCCAGACGCTCTGCGCCACCTTCAAGGAGTTCAAGATCCACGAGCAGATTGAGAACGAGTGCATCATCGAGCTGCTGCAGCAGCGCAGCCGCACCACCTACAACGTGCACTCCGACAACAAGCTCTCCGAGATGCTGTCGCTGTTCGAGAAAGGCCTCAGGAAtgtcgag AGCGAGTGTGAACAGCTGAACTATGCACGGCAGCTGAAAGAGCGCCTGGAAGCCTTCACCCAGGACTTCCTTCCTCAcatgaaggaggaagaggag GTGTTCCAGCCCATGCTGATGGAGTATTTCACCTACGAGGAGCTGAAGGCCATTAAGAGACAGGTGATAGCGCAGCACTGCAGCCAGCAGCGGTGGGACGCGGCCGCCGAGGTGCTGAAAGGCTTAAACCTGTGGAGTCAGGCTGAGGAGCTTCACAAGGTCTTCAAATACTCCGACCATGAGAAGACCGAGGACG AATGCGACGGGCACGCGAGCATGCACATCTCCGCTCTCCCGCAGGAGGTCATGGTGCGGCTGTTTCGGTACCTGGGCCCGGAGGACCTGTGTCGCTGCAGCCAGGTGTGCCGCAGCTGGGCGGAGGTGGTTAAAACGGGCTCGCTGTGGAGACACCTGTACCCGGTTCGCTGGGCCAGAG GTGATTATTACCGCGGTCCTCCGGGGGAGCCAGACCAGGATCCTGATGAAGACTGGGTGCAGAACCTGCAGGAGGAAGGACGAGCCTATCAGGAGTGGGACGAGGATGCAGACGTTGATGAATCGG agGAAGCGTGCGAGGACTCGCTGGCTGTCAGCGCCGTGCGCAAAGAAAAGAAGCTGCTGAATGGAATGATCCAGAACCTTCTCCCGGCCGTGGGGTCATCGGTACGCACCCTCAGCCTGGCTTACAGCTCCGCCGTCTCCAGCAAAATG GTGCGTCAGATCCTTAGTCTTTGCCCAAATCTCATCCATTTGGATCTCACGCAAACTGACGTTACTGATTCGGCTTTCGAAAG TTGGGCGGAGTTGGGGGTGTGTCGCTCGCTCGAGCACTTGGACCTATCGGGCTGTGAGAAGATCACCGACTACACTCTGAAGAATTTGACAGTTGGATTAGGCGATCTGACGGCACCCAGGTTTTCCAAGAACAGCCCCGATTGCAAAAACAAGCTTCTCAAGACGTCGTCATCAGCGATCCAACTCCTTGACAGGCACTCGGGTTACTCTTTGGGACGCGCTCGCACGGCGCTCGTCTTCAAGTGGAGGCCCGGTGGGCGGAGCATGAGCTGCAGCCCCGTCTGGGTCCTGGATCCGACCGAGCTCGCCGACATCGAGGACACGGCCGACTGGACGAGAAAAGAAGGCGTGGCCGGACTCGGTGAGGGCCGTGGGGGTATTTTAGGGGTGCAGGCAGGAGGCAGGTCGTGCTGCTGTAGGAGTGGCACAAGGCGGAGCTTTAGGACTGACATTGGCTCCACCTACTTCCAGCAGCTGTACGGCACTCTGGGAGAGAAACAGTGCGGGCACTCTGCGTGCTGCGGCTCAGACACGGTTTTAAGGACAGTGAAGGAAACGCAGTGTGAGCCTCAGGCCACAGAGGGCAGCACTGAGCTTTGGACTAAATGCCCTTCTGAGGGCGAGATAAGGACTGAGCAGTCAGGAGCCTGTCGTGCTCTGAGGTTCCTCAGCCTCTCAGGATGCTATCAGATCACAGACTTGGGCCTGag ATGTCTCTCTCAGGGAGGAGGACTTCCTCTGCTGGAGCATCTGAACCTCTCAGGGTGTCTGTTCATCACTGAAGTGGGACTGCATGAgctggtgtctgtgtgtcccTCACTCAACGATGAACACTTCTACTACTGCGATAACATCAACG GTCCTCATGCTGACCGAGCAAGTGGATGTCAGAACCTGCAGTGTGGCTTCAGGGTGTGCTGTCGCTCCGGAGAGTGA
- the ftr92 gene encoding tripartite motif-containing protein 16 isoform X2, whose product MASSSTPRSENLYECCLCLTKSKTVVTLPCKHNFCRSCLISEYEGTDSYSCLQCSQIFSMKPDLHGPSEKVMDNLKKMDLHTETTAGTTTEREDVACDVCTDGIHTAIKSCLVCLASYCETHLWLHEHLHARAAHTLVDATAQLQAMTCSTHGKVLEVYCRNEEQRICCMCMLEDHKGHDMVAAGQENLRKSKQMITEQEKQLKEFHLAENTLKDIATATEEECERLFGQLVHSIKRSGSAMKVLIRARERAELYRIKELMDQAEEEIRELKSRELLRTPNDLLQSTSGNVTKMTINPQFSFGEVVKSVSALKERIEDVWQHETDRISWAVKKDKIVVPSEPKTRKDFLQYLVPLSLDPDSAHRSLRIYDEKRVVCSTEYQPYPYHPERFDWWAQVLCREPLNRRCYWEAEWAGLHGVDIAVSYRDITRKGDGDECSFGYNKQSWSLDCAILKYTFAHDNVETEILGPVSHKIGVYLDYKAGVMCFYSVSDTLTLLHRAEMRFMQPPYAGFGLYQGSTVKICQLDTEATLTE is encoded by the exons ATGGCAAGCTCCAGCACTCCACGCTCAGAGAACCTTTACGAGTGCTGCTTGTGTCTTACAAAGTCGAAGACCGTCGTTACACTTCCCTGTAAGCACAACTTCTGCAGGTCCTGCTTGATCAGTGAGTATGAGGGCACAGACTCCTACAGCTGCCTGCAGTGTTCGCAGATCTTTTCCATGAAGCCTGATCTGCATGGACCTTCAGAAAAAGTCATGGACAATCTCAAGAAGATGGACCTCCACACTGAAACCACAGCAGGCACCACTACCGAACGTGAGGACGTGGCCTGTGACGTGTGCACTGATGGCATACACACTGCCATCAAGTCCTGCCTGGTGTGTCTGGCCTCGTACTGCGAAACGCACCTCTGGCTGCACGAGCACCTCCACGCGAGGGCTGCACACACACTGGTGGACGCGACAGCTCAGCTGCAGGCCATGACATGCTCTACACATGGAAAGGTCTTGGAGGTTTACTGCCGTAACGAGGAACAACGCATCTGTTGCATGTGCATGCTGGAGGATCACAAAGGACATGACATGGTGGCAGCAGGGCAG GAGAACCTGAGAAAGTCAAAGCAGATGATTACAGAGCAAGAGAAGCAGCTGAAGGAGTTTCACTTGGCTGAAAACACTCTCAAG GACATTGCAACGGCCACAGAGGAGGAATGCGAAAGGCTTTTCGGCCAGCTGGTCCACTCTATAAAGCGCAGCGGGTCTGCGATGAAGGTCCTGATTCGAGCTCGGGAGCGAGCAGAACTGTATCGGATCAAGGAGCTGATGGATCAGGCAGAGGAGGAAATACGTGAGCTGAAGAGCAGGGAGCTTTTAAGGACTCCGAATGACTTGCTGCAG TCGACTTCTGGGAATGTCACAAAGATGACCATCAATCCCCAGTTCTCCTTTGGAGAGGTGGTAAAATCCGTCTCTGCACTCAAAGAGCGGATCGAAGATGTCTGGCAGCATGAAACTGATCGGATATCGTGGGCAG TGAAAAAAGACAAGATCGTGGTTCCTTCTGAACCAAAGACGAGAAAAGACTTCCTGCAAT ACTTGGTCCCACTGTCCCTGGACCCTGACTCTGCCCACAGGAGCCTGAGAATATATGATGAGAAGCGAGTGGTGTGCAGCACCGAGTACCAGCCCTACCCTTACCACCCCGAACGCTTCGACTGGTGGGCGCAGGTTCTGTGCCGGGAGCCTCTGAACAGACGCTGCTACTGGGAGGCTGAGTGGGCGGGTTTGCACGGGGTGGACATAGCTGTCTCGTACAGAGACATCACCCGGAAGGGGGATGGTGATGAATGCAGCTTTGGGTACAACAAACAGAGCTGGAGTTTGGATTGCGCCATATTGAAATATACTTTTGCGCACGATAATGTGGAGACTGAAATCTTGGGGCCCGTGTCGCACAAAATAGGGGTGTATCTCGATTACAAGGCCGGAGTGATGTGCTTCTACAGCGTCTCAGACACTTTGACGCTTCTCCACAGAGCGGAGATGAGGTTCATGCAGCCTCCGTATGCCGGGTTTGGGTTGTATCAGGGATCCACGGTGAAGATATGCCAGCTAGATACAGAGGCAACACTGACTGAGTGA
- the ftr92 gene encoding tripartite motif-containing protein 16 isoform X1 has protein sequence MASSSTPRSENLYECCLCLTKSKTVVTLPCKHNFCRSCLISEYEGTDSYSCLQCSQIFSMKPDLHGPSEKVMDNLKKMDLHTETTAGTTTEREDVACDVCTDGIHTAIKSCLVCLASYCETHLWLHEHLHARAAHTLVDATAQLQAMTCSTHGKVLEVYCRNEEQRICCMCMLEDHKGHDMVAAGQVVKENLRKSKQMITEQEKQLKEFHLAENTLKDIATATEEECERLFGQLVHSIKRSGSAMKVLIRARERAELYRIKELMDQAEEEIRELKSRELLRTPNDLLQSTSGNVTKMTINPQFSFGEVVKSVSALKERIEDVWQHETDRISWAVKKDKIVVPSEPKTRKDFLQYLVPLSLDPDSAHRSLRIYDEKRVVCSTEYQPYPYHPERFDWWAQVLCREPLNRRCYWEAEWAGLHGVDIAVSYRDITRKGDGDECSFGYNKQSWSLDCAILKYTFAHDNVETEILGPVSHKIGVYLDYKAGVMCFYSVSDTLTLLHRAEMRFMQPPYAGFGLYQGSTVKICQLDTEATLTE, from the exons ATGGCAAGCTCCAGCACTCCACGCTCAGAGAACCTTTACGAGTGCTGCTTGTGTCTTACAAAGTCGAAGACCGTCGTTACACTTCCCTGTAAGCACAACTTCTGCAGGTCCTGCTTGATCAGTGAGTATGAGGGCACAGACTCCTACAGCTGCCTGCAGTGTTCGCAGATCTTTTCCATGAAGCCTGATCTGCATGGACCTTCAGAAAAAGTCATGGACAATCTCAAGAAGATGGACCTCCACACTGAAACCACAGCAGGCACCACTACCGAACGTGAGGACGTGGCCTGTGACGTGTGCACTGATGGCATACACACTGCCATCAAGTCCTGCCTGGTGTGTCTGGCCTCGTACTGCGAAACGCACCTCTGGCTGCACGAGCACCTCCACGCGAGGGCTGCACACACACTGGTGGACGCGACAGCTCAGCTGCAGGCCATGACATGCTCTACACATGGAAAGGTCTTGGAGGTTTACTGCCGTAACGAGGAACAACGCATCTGTTGCATGTGCATGCTGGAGGATCACAAAGGACATGACATGGTGGCAGCAGGGCAGGTAGTAAAG GAGAACCTGAGAAAGTCAAAGCAGATGATTACAGAGCAAGAGAAGCAGCTGAAGGAGTTTCACTTGGCTGAAAACACTCTCAAG GACATTGCAACGGCCACAGAGGAGGAATGCGAAAGGCTTTTCGGCCAGCTGGTCCACTCTATAAAGCGCAGCGGGTCTGCGATGAAGGTCCTGATTCGAGCTCGGGAGCGAGCAGAACTGTATCGGATCAAGGAGCTGATGGATCAGGCAGAGGAGGAAATACGTGAGCTGAAGAGCAGGGAGCTTTTAAGGACTCCGAATGACTTGCTGCAG TCGACTTCTGGGAATGTCACAAAGATGACCATCAATCCCCAGTTCTCCTTTGGAGAGGTGGTAAAATCCGTCTCTGCACTCAAAGAGCGGATCGAAGATGTCTGGCAGCATGAAACTGATCGGATATCGTGGGCAG TGAAAAAAGACAAGATCGTGGTTCCTTCTGAACCAAAGACGAGAAAAGACTTCCTGCAAT ACTTGGTCCCACTGTCCCTGGACCCTGACTCTGCCCACAGGAGCCTGAGAATATATGATGAGAAGCGAGTGGTGTGCAGCACCGAGTACCAGCCCTACCCTTACCACCCCGAACGCTTCGACTGGTGGGCGCAGGTTCTGTGCCGGGAGCCTCTGAACAGACGCTGCTACTGGGAGGCTGAGTGGGCGGGTTTGCACGGGGTGGACATAGCTGTCTCGTACAGAGACATCACCCGGAAGGGGGATGGTGATGAATGCAGCTTTGGGTACAACAAACAGAGCTGGAGTTTGGATTGCGCCATATTGAAATATACTTTTGCGCACGATAATGTGGAGACTGAAATCTTGGGGCCCGTGTCGCACAAAATAGGGGTGTATCTCGATTACAAGGCCGGAGTGATGTGCTTCTACAGCGTCTCAGACACTTTGACGCTTCTCCACAGAGCGGAGATGAGGTTCATGCAGCCTCCGTATGCCGGGTTTGGGTTGTATCAGGGATCCACGGTGAAGATATGCCAGCTAGATACAGAGGCAACACTGACTGAGTGA